Proteins encoded together in one Telopea speciosissima isolate NSW1024214 ecotype Mountain lineage chromosome 6, Tspe_v1, whole genome shotgun sequence window:
- the LOC122664228 gene encoding tetraspanin-8-like codes for MFLLIVLRFCFTIFAFVVTNKGAGEVVPERGYKEYKLGDYSNWLQKRVNNIKNWNNIRSCLIDSKVCKSLADQNVNENVHQFYSNNLSPIQSGCCKPPTSCNFTYVSPIKWTNPSNTTSFTDSDSTAWNNNENDLCYNCQSCNGGVLQNIKSQWKKVAIVNIIFLIFLVIVYTIGCCAFRNNRMDNSYPRYKGYP; via the exons ATGTTCCTTCTCATAGTGCTTCGTTTCTGTTTCACCATTTTCGCTTTCGTTGTAACTAACAAGGGTGCTGGAGAGGTTGTTCCTGAGAGAGGTTATAAGGAGTATAAGTTGGGGGATTATTCTAATTGGTTGCAGAAGAGGGTTAATAATATCAAGAACTGGAACAATATTAGGAGTTGCTTGATTGATAGCAAGGTTTGCAAGAGTCTCGCTGATCAGAACGTGAACGAGAACGTACACCAGTTCTATAGCAATAACTTGTCTCCGATTCAG TCTGGTTGCTGTAAGCCTCCAACTTCATGTAACTTCACTTATGTGAGTCCAATCAAATGGACCAACCCAAGCAACACAACCTCCTTCACTGATTCTGACAGCACAGCTTGGAACAACAATGAAAATGATCTCTGCTACAACTGCCAGTCTTGTAATGGTGGAGTGCTTCAAAATATAAAGAGTCAGTGGAAGAAGGTTGCCATTGTCaacatcatcttcctcatcttccttGTCATTGTCTACACCATTGGTTGCTGTGCTTTCAGGAACAACAGGATGGATAATTCTTATCCCAGATATAAGGGTTACCCATAG